The Erythrolamprus reginae isolate rEryReg1 chromosome 3, rEryReg1.hap1, whole genome shotgun sequence genome contains a region encoding:
- the LOC139166023 gene encoding mas-related G-protein coupled receptor member H-like, translating into MMNSSFGDLDTAQDYDGYYNDYYNVSDSYENTEENSPSDLGLFIWQGIIFIPYCIGFVGNGYIIWLLGCQIKRNRFTTFILHLAIADFGYITSIFIIDIAFLAKIQDDDIFLHIWAFFYNLMYINSNFLLTAISIDRCVAVLFPIWHRCSRPKHLSSKVCVLLWISSFLLSGIWRIINIFGRDSEFNFHFFVTAIVCLPLITISTVILFITMRLKIKQRNQGRLLLMILITLLCFLILTFPLSVLTVIINFPGTNFVEKLKYPVIYSMLLACINSSINPVIYYLVGRRKRAQSKESVKVILQKVFNEGEATGER; encoded by the coding sequence ATGATGAATTCCAGCTTTGGAGATCTGGATACTGCCCAGGACTATGATGGATACTACAATGACTACTACAATGTCAGTGACTCCTATGAGAATACAGAAGAGAACAGCCCTTCTGATTTAGGACTGTTTATTTGGCAAGGCATTATTTTTATTCCCTattgtattggatttgtaggcaACGGCTACATCATCTGGCTACTTGGCTGCCAGATTAAGAGAAATCGTTTCACCACATTCATCCTTCACTTGGCCATTGCAGACTTTGGGTACATCACATCTATATTTATAATTGATATCGCTTTTTTAGCCAAAATTCAAGATGATGACATTTTTTTGCACATCTGGGCATTTTTCTACAACCTGATGTACATCAATTCAAACTTTCTTCTGACGGCCATCAGCATTGACCGGTGTGTGGCTGTCCTCTTCCCAATCTGGCATCGCTGTTCCCGGCCAAAACATTTGTCCTCGAAAGTGTGTGTCCTCCTGTggatctcctctttcctcctgagTGGAATTTGGAGGATTATAAACATATTTGGAAGGGACAGTGAGTTTAATTTCCACTTCTTTGTGACCGCTATAGTTTGCCTTCCATTGATCACAATCTCAACTGTGATCCTTTTCATCACAATGCGTTTGAAAATTAAACAGAGGAATCAGGGCAGGCTTTTACTGATGATTTTAATTACTCTCCTCTGTTTCCTCATCCTTACTTTTCCATTAAGTGTCCTCACAGTGATTATCAATTTTCCTGGTACGAACTTTGTAGAGAAATTAAAATATCCAGTCATTTATAGTATGCTGCTTGCCTGTATAAACAGCAGTATTAACCCAGTGATTTATTATCTAGTTGGGAGAAGAAAACGAGCTCAGTCCAAGGAGAGTGTGAAGGTCATTTTGCAAAAGGTCTTCAATGAAGGTGAAGCTACTGGAGAGAGATAG
- the LOC139166025 gene encoding proto-oncogene Mas-like produces the protein MSSFVLTIVIICCIGIPLNGIVIWLLGFQIKRNPFTILILNLAIADFGYLVFLAIYSICFLIGYKSSREIPLLSILFFMNMMYTTSLFLLTAISIDRCVCVLFPIWHRCSRPKHLSSAVCTVLWIFSVLLVGIQNIMGYVFQYGIWLHLHFLVSSVLSLPLITISSLILFFKICPKPKQIKRGRILLMILITLLCFLILTLPLHIYVFINLSDSIYWRQFHGLNNYLILGASLNSSVNPIIYYLVGRKKRAQTRQSIKVVFQRVFREDEGPESPENATNRVSTPL, from the coding sequence ATGTCTTCTTTTGTTCTCACAATCGTAATCATCTGCTGCATTGGAATCCCACTAAATGGAATTGTTATCTGGCTACTTGGCTTCCAGATTAAGAGAAACCCTTTCACCATATTGATCCTTAATTTAGCTATTGCTGATTTTGGATATCTTGTATTTTTGGCCATATATTCcatttgttttttaataggataTAAGTCATCACGTGAAATTCCCCTTTTAAGCATACTGTTTTTCATGAACATGATGTATACGACCAGTCTCTTTCTTCTGACAGCCATCAGCATTGACCGATGTGTGTGTGTCCTTTTCCCAATCTGGCATCGCTGTTCCCGGCCAAAACATTTGTCCTCAGCTGTCTGTACTGTCCTCTGGATCTTCTCTGTCCTCTTGGTTGGAATTCAGAATATCATGGGATATGTGTTTCAATATGGTATCTGGCTGCATCTCCATTTCCTTGTGTCTTCTGTGCTTAGCCTTCCATTGATTACAATATCTAGTTTGATCCTATTTTTCAAAATATGTCCTAAACCTAAACAGATCAAACGTGGACGAATATTACTGATGATCTTAATTactcttctttgttttcttattCTTACTCTGCCATTACATATCTATGTGTTCATTAACCTTTCTGATTCAATTTATTGGAGGCAATTTCATGGATTGAACAACTACTTAATTTTGGGTGCTTCCTTAAACAGCAGTGTTAACCCAATAATCTATTATCTAGTTGGGAGAAAGAAACGAGCTCAGACCAGACAGAGCATCAAGGTCGTTTTTCAAAGAGTCTTCAGGGAAGATGAAGGTCCTGAAAGCCCAGAAAATGCTACAAACAGAGTTTCAACCCCTCTGTAA
- the LOC139166022 gene encoding mas-related G-protein coupled receptor member H-like gives MYINGIFLLIAISIDRCVCVLFPIWHRCSRPKHLSSAVCAFLWILSVLLVGIQIIIVHKFEYGSWQYLHLVIPSVLGLPLITISTLILFVKICSKARQIKRRRMLVMILITLLCFLILTLPLPIFVLMHFFYFLTPGQFFRLQEYFNLGACLNSSVNPIIYYLVGRKKRAQTRESIKVIFQRVFREDEPPESTENATNRVSTSL, from the coding sequence atgtatataaatggtATCTTTCTTCTGATAGCCATCAGCATTgaccggtgtgtgtgtgtccttttcCCAATCTGGCATCGCTGTTCCCGGCCAAAACATTTGTCCTCTGCTGTCTGTGCCTTCCTCTGGATCCTCTCTGTCCTCTTGGTTGGCATTCAGATTATCATAGTACATAAGTTTGAATATGGTTCCTGGCAGTATCTCCATTTGGTTATTCCTTCTGTGCTTGGCCTTCCATTGATTACAATCTCTACTCTGATCCTATTTGTCAAAATATGTTCTAAAGCTAGACAGATCAAACGTAGACGAATGTTAGTGATGATCTTAATTACTCTTCTCTGTTTCCTTATTCTTACTCTGCCATTACCTATCTTTGTGTTAATgcactttttttactttttaacacCGGGACAATTTTTCAGATTACAGGAATACTTTAATCTGGGTGCTTGTCTAAACAGCAGTGTTAACCCAATAATCTATTATCTGGTGGGGAGAAAGAAACGAGCTCAGACCAGAGAGAGCATCAAGGTCATTTTTCAAAGAGTCTTCAGGGAAGATGAACCTCCTGAAAGCACAGAGAATGCTACAAATAGAGTTTCAACCTCTCTGTAA